In the genome of Halobacteriovorax sp. DA5, the window CTTAAATCATCATCTTTTGAAGTACCAATTATTAGTATCGGAAATCTATCGCTAGGTGGAACAGGAAAAACACCTTTTACGCTTTGGATTGGTAATTATTTGAATGATATTTTAAATAAAAAGACGATGGTTCTAACGAGAGGCTATAAGGGCGAATTAGAGAACTCAAGTGGAATCATTAAAACGGGAAAGAAAATCAGTGAAAACCCTTTTGTTTTTGGTGATGAGGCACTTGTTTTAAGTCGCAATCTAAAGAATGCTAGTGTTGTTGTTGGTGCAGACCGAAGTGATAATTTAAGACGATATTATGAAGAAGAAAAAGCAGATGTTGTTCTTCTTGATGATGGGTTTCAGCATTTAAAAATCAACCGCAATTTGAATATCGTTCTTTTCGACTCTCTACTTCCAATGTCGAAGTATCATTGTCCTCCTAGGGGATACTTAAGAGAGGGCGTAAGTGCTCTAAGAGAAGCGGATATTGTTCTATTTGGTAGGGCAGATCTTGTAACTGAAGATAAACTTGAAAGGTTAGAAAGTTATATTCTTAAAAACTGTAAACCGAATACGCCGAGCGGTTTTTTTAAGTATGCTCCAAGTGCAATTAAGAACCTCTTACATGAAGAAGATTATGCTTTGACTGACTTAAAAGGAAAAAGTGTCATTTGTGTATCGGGACTTGCATCTCCTGAGGCGTTCTTAAAGTTAGTTAAGCAACTTGATGCAAATATAGTTGACGATTTTAATTTTCCTGATCACCACCTTTATAAAGTTAGTGAGTTAGAAGGCTTAGTGGAACTAGCACAAGAAAAGGATGCCATCATTCTTACAACTGAGAAAGATATTGTTAAAATGAAGAGGTGTTCTAGTAGTGAGAGAATTCACTACCTACAAATTGGTATCGAGTTTATAAAAGGTGAACAATTTGTAAAAGATAAAATCAACTCGGTTGTTAGAGGTTAGAGTGAGAAATATTTTTTCTTTAAGTCTTTTGGCTTTATTACTTTTTGGTTGTGCTGGTGCACTTATGAAAAGTGATAGCGATGATATGGATCTAGTGGAAATTTTCTCTGATGAGGAAAGTAAGACTTTAGAGAAGTTTAAAACGACTGAAGTCGAAGAGCCTGCTCCGACACCGACTCCCTTTTCTTCTTCAATTGAAGAGAAGGAGATTGAGAAAGTTGCAAAGAAAAAAGAAAAAGTTGTTAAAGCTAAGTCTGTTGTTAAAGCGGCTCCAAAGGTAAAAACTAATCCTCAAGAAAAAGAAGATTACCCAAAAGCATTTTTAAAATTTGATAAAGAATCAAAGAAATATTGGGATTCATATAAGCCGATCTTCTTTGTTGGTGAAGAATTCAAATATGAGATTACTTGGTCAATCTTTAAGGCGGGGATCGCAACGATTACAACACAACCGATGGCACTGATCGGAGAAAAAGAAGTTCTTCATGTAAATGCTCTTTTAGAATCTGCTGAATATTTTGAAGGTATCTATAAGCTTAAAGATACTCTTGATGTTTATGTCGATGCGGACCATGGAAAATTCTCTTCTTTAAAGTATGAAATGAAGCAGCGTGAATCAGGACAGGTTGTGGATGATCTTCAACTATTTGATCATGACGAACTGAAGACCTACTTTTTTTATAATCGTCTGAAGAAAGGAAAAACAAAGAAGATTAAGAAAGTAGACTCTCTACCACGATACTTTACTGATTCTTTTTCCGCTCTTTATTTTATTCGCGGTATTCCAATGAAGATTGGAACAAGCTTTGATTTTCCAATTATTACAAGAGGTAAGGCGTGGCTTTTAAAAGCGACTGTCGATGAAATAGAAGATATCACTATTATGGGAAAAGCTTATCAAGCTTATAAGATAACTGCCCAAACACAATTTCCTGGGGTTCTAAAGAAATCTGGCGATATAAATTTTTGGATTTCAACTGATGAAACTAGGACTGTACTTAAGTTCTCTGCAAAGGTTAAAATTGGAACTGTAAAAGGAGAGCTTATCTCTCATAAAGCGGGAAAGGATACTGGTAAGTAAAGTTAATGGTTAATATTTTTAGAAAACAACAAAATATTCTTTATGTTTCTCCAACCTATAGTTCAGGTTCGAAGGAGCGCATGCTCTTAAGAGATAGTATTTTGTTAAAAGAAATTGGCCATAATATCTTCATTTACTGCTTAAAAGACTCGTTCTTGCATAGAGAGTGTAAAAAGGCCGGGATCGATTGTATTTTCCATACAGGTACAACTAAGTTAAGAGTTTGGAATTGGTATAAGCTTTCAAAACTTAGAGGAATAATAAAGCGTTACGATATTAATATCGTTCACTGCTATCAATTAAATTTCCTATGGCCGCTGGCCTCGTTCTTAAGAAAGAGAAATTTAACAGCACTCTTTTTCACGATTAATTTTGAAGTGAGTAAATTCTATAAACAGTTTTGGTATCGTCGCCTGATAGGAAGAATTGATCTGATCTTTATTCCTTTTAGAGAGATGATTGATTCAATTAATACTCATATGGATGTGCCTGTACGTAAGATTTATTCTTCTGGCCTTGGTGTTGATAAGATTAACTTTGAGAAAAAATATACTTTTGATGAGGAAAACTTAATTCACCTTTCTTGTTGGGTTAATGATCACGAAGTTGAGTTAAATGATCTCTCAGTTTGCTTAGAGGCTTTATGGGCCTTGAATTTAGATAATGAGCTACCTAAGAGATTTAAACTGCATATCTTCTCAAATCGAAAGTGGGAGAGAAATATCCTTTATAATCCGATAAAGGATAGAATTGCAGAGTATAAACTTGAAAATTACGTTGAATTTCATGAGCACGATAATATTTATGAAGTACGCTCTGATATCTGGATTTCGTACACGTCAAAATCTCCAATTGAAGACTACGCACTTCTGGCAATCCTTAAAGGAATTCCTACTGCTGTTCCGCGCAATGCTACGACGGAGGAACTTCATCGAATCTACCACGGCTCTCTTGCGACTTACCGTCAAGGTGATGCACGTGAGTTGAGGACTAGAGTTAAAGATATCGTCCAAAATAATACTAAGTATAAGGAATCATGTCTTAAGTCCCGTGATGAGCTATGGAATGAGCACGGTATTGATGGTTATAAATATAACCTATTTAAACTGTACGAAAAGCACCTGAACAAACGCCTAAGGTTCTATAATTAATAAGTTTTTATTGTTGACGTAGGGCCCCAAAAAACTTAAGATGCGCAAAATCAAAAAATTGTAAGTTGTCTTCAGTAGAAGAGATTTACACTAAGGGTTTCCCTTAGAATCAAAAAATATAAGGAATATTGATTGGACACAGTTAATAATCCTTCCATGAGGTAAATTATGACAGATTTAAACAATCTAAAACAATCTTGGATGCAAGGTTACGAAGTTGTTCTTGGTGAAGACATCGAGACAAGAGATGAAACAGAGTTTTCGAAACTACTAGATTCGACAGAAACTCCAACATTTACAGAAGGTGAAGTTTTCAAAGGTAAAATTGTTAACATCTCACCAGATTACGTACTTGTTGACATTGGATACAAGCAAGAAGGTCTTGTTCCAAAAAGAGAATTCACTAACTACGATGGTTCTCTAAAAGTTGCACTTGGTGACGAAATTGAAGTTTATCTTGATAAACTAGAGTCTCACCTAGGTAACCTAGTTCTTTCAATGGACAAAGCTCAAATCCTTAAAGCTTGGGATAAAATTTCTGAAGCATGTGAAGACGGTACTCCAGTTACTGGTACAGTTGTAGCAAAAGTTAAGGGTGGTCTATCTGTTGATATCGGTGTTAAGGCTTTCTTACCTGGTTCACAAATTGATGTTAGACCAACTAGAAACCTTGATAAATTCATCGGTAAAAAGATGGAATTCAAAGTTATCAAGTTTAACAAGAAACGTGGAAACATCGTTCTTTCAAGAAGAGCAATTCTTGCTGAAGAAAGAGGTAAACTACGTGGTGAAGTTCTTTCTCAAATTGAAGAAGGAATGGTTGTTAAAGGTATCGTTAAAAACATCACTGATTACGGTGCATTCATCGATCTAGGTGGAATTGACGGTCTTCTACACATCACTGATATGTCATGGGGACGTGTTAAGCACCCATCAAATATCCTTACTCTTGGTGACGAAATCGAAGTTAAGATCCTTAAGTTTGATAAAGAAAAAGAAAGAGTTTCTCTTGGTCTTAAGCAAGTTCAAGAAAACCCTTGGGAAGCTGCTCAAGATAAGTATGTTGCAGGAACAAAAGTTAAAGGTGAAATCGTATCTGTTAAAGATTACGGTATCTTCATCGAGCTTGATGACGGAATCGAAGGTCTAATCCACGTTTCTGAAATGTCTTGGACAAACTCTATCAAGAACCCAACTAAGCACTTCACTGTAGGTGAAATCGTTGAAGCACAGGTTCTAGAAGTAGACGTAGAAAACAAGAGAATTTCTCTTGGTATCAAGCAACTTCAAGAAAACCCATGGGATGCTCTAGAAGCTAAGTTCCCTGTAGGTTCAAAAGTTACTGGTAAAGTTAAATCAATCGTTGAATTTGGTATCTTCGTTGACCTTGGTGAAGAAGTAGATGCTCTAATTCACGTATCTGATTTCTCTTGGACTAAGAAAAATATCAACCTAAACGATGATTACAAAGTTGGTGATGAGATTGAAGCTGCTGTAGTTTCAGTTGATAAAGAAAACCAAAAATTCTGTCTAGGTGTTAAGCAACTTAAAGAAGATCCTTGGAAGAAAATTGAAACAAGACTTCCAGTTGGTACAATCGTTGAAGCTCAAATCGTTAGAGTAACTGATTTTGGTGCTTTCGTTGAACTTGAAACTGGTATCGAAGGTCTAGTTCACATTTCTGAACTATCTGAAGATAGAGTTGAGAAGCCAGAAGACGTAGTTAAGAAAGGTGACGTAGTTAAAGCTATGGTTATCTCTCTAGATAAAGATGCGAAGAAAATCGCTCTTTCTATGAAGTCTGCTCTAAACTCTGATACTCAGGGAATGCAACAAGAAGTAGTTAAGTCTGCAACTCTTGGTGATGTTCTTAAAGGTTTCAACCTTGGAAATGACGAGTAATCTACTACTTAAATAGTTGATTATACGAGGCCACCCCTAGGGTGGCCTTTTTTATGCCCGCGGACGCATGTCCAGGATGGAATTTATATTTATTCTTTCTTCAAACTCAGTTCTCCGTTAAAATATATTTATGCACAAAATCACAAAAAATAACTCTGGCTTTACCTTGCTTGAGATTGTTATGGCAGCAGGCCTTTTAGCAATTATAGCACTTGGATTCGCTCGTTTCATGAAGACTCAAATGAAGTCGACAAAGACTGCAATTAATCAAACAGAGCTAAATAACTACGCTAATGCAATTAAGGCCTATATGGCAAAGCCTGGGATCTGTAAAAGGTCTCTAGGAAAGCTTGGGGTGATAGAGAATGATCTCATTCTTGAAGAGATAGTTAGAGCTGATGGTAAGGCAAAGTACACGATAGGAGATAAGGTTAACGGAACGAATTTCGTTCTTTCTTCAATGTATATTTCGAACTTCTATGTGAACAAGGTAGAAGGACAAGACTTTCACCGTGCGGAATTAAAATTAAATTTAGAACTTAATCGTATGAATAATAATGCTTATGGTGGGAAGACGATTATTAAGCGATTTGAGGTTGATCTATTTGTGAATGATTCAAATCGAGTAGAGGACTGCGGGGTTCTGGGTGGAATATATTTACCAAAGATACCTTTTATGAATACTTCTTCGAGTTCCTCAACTGCAGAAACAAGTAGTGGTTCAGATTCAAACCCTAGTGAGAGTGAATCTAGTCAAGAGTCAGTAAATAACGATCTTTCGAAAAAGACTGATTACGATAAGGTCTTTGAGGAATCAATTAACGAAGCGGCCCAGAAAACTGGTCAATCACTGTCACAAGAAGATATTAGTAAGGCCGTAAAAAATAATCCTGAACTTCAAAAGGCAATGGAATCTTTAAAATCTCTTCAAGAGAATACAAAGAAGATGGAAGCTCTTCTCAATGAAGAACTTTGATCTTAATTTATTGATGAACCTTTCCATCTGGAAGACAAATTGAGCACCCTCCATCTTCTTCATCGATATGAGAGGCAATTTCTTCATCCAGCATTTCCTTAAGCTTTTCAACTGTTTCACTTGAGGCACCGAGAGATTCAATAAGAGTTTGCGAGACTGAAGGGATAACTAGCTTAATATCAAGGCCCATTTCTTCCAGCTCTTCAGATTTTTGATAAGCACGATCTGCGTCTTCCATTGAAAACTCATATAAGGTAGAATTGGATAGGTTATCAATAATTTTAATGCGGCTAGACATGTGAACTCCCATTACTCTTATTGATTAAATGTAACATACGAAGGCTTAATCGTGAAAATTAAAAAACTATTCTTTTTATCTAATAACCAAATGATGATAACTGCTATCGAGGCCTTAGGTAGGGAAGTCGGTGGAGATTTCTTCACGCTATCTAATGAAGAAGAGGCCTTTCATTTTATCAGAGATATTGTGCCTGAAGTCATCCTCGTGGATCTTTCGACAATCACGGCCGATACAATTGGAAAAATCGAATCAGAGTTTTGCCAAAATATCCCTGTTGTTCAACTTGTGACGAAGGGTGAAGAGGGTGCTCAGCGTGTTATAGAGGCACCGTTAGATATTGCAAATTTACTTTCTAACCTCGATCGTATTTGTGGAGATTTTAATGGAGAGGGATGAGTTTTACATGTATCTTGGCCTTGCCATTATAATTCTCGTAATCATAGGAACATACTATTGGCGATTTCATTCTTAAAAAATATATTCAAAGGAAAAACTATGTCTAAGATTCGTTGTGCTCACATTCTTGTTGATCAAGAATATGAAGCGAAAGATTTATTAAAAAAGCTTGAAGATGGAAAAACTTTTGAAGAACTTGCAAAAGATTTTTCTAATTGTCCTTCTGGGCAACAAGGTGGAGACCTTGGAGAGTTTGGAAAAGGGATGATGGTGGCACCATTTGAAAAAGCTGCGTTTGCACTAGAAGTTGGAGAGCTCTCTCCAATCGTTCGCACGCAATTTGGTTACCACCTAATTAAGAGAATCTCTTAAGACTTCTACTTCTGTTCTGGGCACTTGCTGTCCAGAACTAGTATTTGCCCTTCCTTATCATTTAATACTAAACAAGAACTTTTCTCATCTTTGATATTCTTAATGATTTCATTGTGGATGGCCATGCAATGTCCATATCCTGGAAGAGTGAAAATATCGTGTCCACGTGTGCTATATAGGTTTAGGCCATTGATAAAACCCTGACAGTCGAGAATGACCTTATCGTAGTTCTTATTTTTGATTGAGAACATGAAGTCCATATCTGTTTTAAAATAAGCTTCAACGTCGATTGTTTTAACTGCTGAAAAGGCAGACCAAGATAGCGTAGATAGAAGTGTTGCGAGTATGATTTTGTTCATACTCGCTCATCGGAATAGTAAAATTTAAATTTAATTTTTTACTTAGACTTCGTCTAGTTCGTCTAGAAGGGGATCGTGAGGTCCGAGCTCAAACTTTTGTAACCCTAATGGATTATAAATAAAGTCAGGTACTCTAACTTGATAGTAGATCCCTTTTTCGTGATTACTTGTTTTAATGACGTTTGTTTTTGAAACCACAATTGAGTGTGCGGCCCCTGCATCATATGGAATAAAGAGATCGTAATTATTCTGCTTTTCTAAAAAGAAGTTAACGATGTATTCACGAAGGTTATCAATTTCATCAGTATTAAAACTAGAGATCACAAAGCTATTAGGATGTTTTCTCTTGATGATAGTTTCAGTAATCTTATCATTTAACTTATCTTTCTTATTGAAGACAATGAAGCGCTCTTTATCAGCAAGTCCAAGTTCACTTAGTACATTATTTGTAACTTCAAGATGCTTTTCGTAATTAGGATCACTAATATCACAAGCGATTATTAGAAGGTCCGCTTCTAGGGCAGATTCAAGAGTTGTCTTGAAACCATCAATAAGAGTGTTTGGAAGGTTTGATAAGAAACCTACCGTATCAATAAGGATCATCGGCGGCTTTGTATCTGGGTTTAACATCCTAAATGTCGAATCAAGAGTCGCAAATAGCTTATCTTCTTCTAAGACGTTTACGCGGCAAAGACGATTCATAAGAGACGACTTCCCAGCATTTGTATAACCAACAAGGGCCGTTGTAATGGCCTTCTTTGAGCGTTTCTTCTTTTGCTCAATACGAGATTTTTCAACTTCCTTAAGTTCTTTCTTGTAGAACTCAATACGCTCGCGAATGATACGACGGTCAAGCTCGATCTGCTGTTCACCCTCTCCACCACGGACACCAATACCACCTTTTTGACGGCCAAGGTGAGACCAGAAACCGGCCAGGCGAGGAAGGATATATTGCAGACGTGAGATTTCAATTTGAATACGTGCTTCTTTTGTACGGGCGTGCTCAGAGAAGATCTCAAGAATAATATGGCAACGGTCAACAACCGACATTCCTGTTAGCTTTTTGATATTTCTAATTTGTGAAGATGTAAGCTCGCAGTCAAAAACAAGAAGAGTCGAGCCTTCAGCTTTTGCATCCATTGCGATTTCTTCAAGCTTTCCTGTTCCTAAGATTGTTCCAGGATCAACAGTCTTCTTATTTTGAATATACTGTTCACCTGTTTCAATATCTAATGTTCGCATTAGTTCTCTTAGCTCTCCAAGTGAACGGAGAGTGTCTTTTTCTGTCGCATGTTCTTTAAACTTTGGACAAACTAAAGATACAAGTGAGGCCTTTGCCTCACGTGAAATAAAAAATTCATTATCAAGCATAAGTAATTTCCACTAATCTGTTATCGATAAGGCGAGTAGGTTTACTTCCTACAAAATATGCACCAGCGATAACAACTTCTTTTGTATTTGATTCAACATCTTCTAAATTAGTACTATCAAGTACTTCAAGATAATCCCAATTTGAATCTTTTAAAGTTTCCTCAAGGATTTCGTTAAGCTGAGCCTGTGCTTCAACCCATGTCGTTCTTGCTAGAAGATTTTCTAGTTCATTTAATTTATTTGGAAGAATAAGAGCAAATTCTTTTTCTTCACTTGTCAGGTAGCCATTTCGTGATGAAAGGGCAAGGCCACTTTCTTCGCGTTTAATTGGCACTGTTTTAATTTCAAGTTCAAGATTTAAGTCATGGGCCATTTTCCTAATGACACAAACTTGTTGATAATCTTTCTGACCAAAGAAAGCCTGGCTTGGTTTAATTAGTGTGAAGAGTTGATAAACAACAGTTGTCACACCACTAAAGTGCGTCGGACGACTTTGTCCACATAGCTTTTGCGTAATACCATCAACTGATACCGTCGTGTTAAAGCCTGCTGGATAAACTTCACTATTATCTTTTGGTAGGAAAACTAATATATCAGCGGCACGATTACCTGCCGTTTCCTTGATTAGGTCAAGGTCTTGTTCTGGTGTTCGAGGGTAGCTATCCAGATCTTCATTTTCTCCAAATTGCTTTGGGTTTACAAAGATTGTGACAACAACTTTATCACAGGTTTCAAGAGCGTTTGTTAGAAGGCTCATGTGACCTGCGTGTAGATTTCCCATTGTTGCAACAAGGCCAAGAGAGTCGTGTGAGACTTCTTTCATTGCTGCAATTAAATCTGATCGCGTTTGAATTAACTTCAAGCTTTAATCCTTTTAAATATTTCTTTTGCTAACTCGATTTTTGATAGCTCACCAGTAAAGGCAATTACGCCATCGTTAAGGATTGTGTAGTAAGCTTCATTATTACCAAAGCCCTTTCGTGAACTCTTACAAAGGCCACTGTCGACATGAGTTCCGATTAAGAGTTTCGTTGGCTTACGATTATATTTTGATTCTAAGACTTCTTTAGAAAGATCTGTTTCAGCAGCAAATCCGACAATAATTTGATTCTCTAACTTATTGGCAACAACATGAGCAAGAACATCTTGGGCCTTTTCAAATTCTAAACTAGAAGATAGGGCTTCCTTCTTTAGTTTACCTTCTGCTGTCTTAAATTTTAGATCACTAATGGCGGCCGTTGAAATATAAGTATCAAATTGATTTTCAAGCGCAAGAACTGCTTCATACATTTCATCCGTTGTGCGAACTGAAATGATTTTAACTCCTGGAAGGCTTTTTAAAAATTGAAATTCTGGACATGAGTTTTGTCCTAGTAGAATTGTCGTTTGATATCCTAAGCGAAGAGATTCTTTTGCAATTTCATAACCTGTTTTACCAGATGATGGATTTGTTACAAAACGTACAGGATCAATTGGAGCAACAGTTGCTCCCGCTGTAATAACAACTCGTTTTGATGATTCATTTATTGATGGGTTGATAGCATCAAAATTGGCCAGGACCTCTTCAACTGCTGGAATTTTTCCCGCACCGACATCACCACATGCGAGTTCACCAGAAGCTGGTGGGTAGATAAAGATATTACTTTGCTTATTCAGCCTCTCAAGTAGGTCAATATTTTCTTGAGTGATTGGATTCGTCCACATTGACGTATTCATGGCAGGATAAATAATCGTTTGAAACTTATCCCATCCTGCTAAAAAGATTGATGTTAGTAGATCATCGGCCTTACCCATGGCAAGATTGGCAGTTGTATTAGCACTGGCCGGATAGATATGAAGTGAGTCTGCCCACTTTGCTAGCTCAATATGAAGAACAGATTTTGTTTCGACACTTCCACTAAAGTCAGATTGCGCGCTATAGACTTGGGCGGCACCAAGGTAAGTATAGAGGTCAGCATGAACAAATTTCGTTGCTCCACTTGTTAAAATAACCTTTACCTCGTGACCTTTCTTTACCAGCCCTCTTACAAACTCAATTGATTTATAAGCGGAAACTGAGCCACATACACCTACTAATATTTTCATATATTTAACTTTCTGGTTGTTAATACTATGTGTCTATCTTATATATGTTTTTAAGGATTTAGGCCATTGAATTTGAAATATCTGAAGGTATTCGGAAGGCCTGTGTAATAAGTAACAAAGGTAAGTTTATGAAATTTGGTAAGTTCTCAATCATCTCACAACGTGACGTACAAGCACTGGGAGATACACTAGAACTAATCTACATAAATTACGATCATATCGTGTCAATGAAGCCAATTAATATCGTTATTGAAGGTGATGTTAAGGAAGGTTATTGGCTACGACTTTCTAATGGCAAGAAGTATCGCGCTATCGAAATTCCAGCAAATTTTAAAAAGAACTTTGTAGGTTAAAGTAGACTAAAGAGAGCATGATGAATTAGTTCGCTCTGGATTTCACCACAATCTTTTAATTTATGAGAATCACCACCAGTTAAAATGACTCTGTGTTGATTATATTTTTTCACTTGGGAAATAATCATCTCAAGATAGGCCATGTAGGCATGTGAGATGGCCTGTTCTGTATTAGTCATATCATTTATATCGATTTCACTTAGTAGGGGAAGATTCGCTGAAAATTCTGGGTATGATTTTAAGTAATTTGCCAGTCCTAAAAAGATCGGGCCACCAAGATGTTTTCCATGATCAATTTCATCGAATGTGATGAAGCTTCCTGTATCGACGAGTAGAAGTTTTTCGTTCGGAAAATTCTTTTGTAGGTAATGGGAAATTACCTTGCGATCAATACCTAGCTTATTTGGATCGTAAGTCGTTTTAAAATCCCTAATAAGATCATTCGCATTCTCTGCTCTTTCAGGCAGTAAGTCTGTTATTTCTTTTGAGACATTAGAATAGATAATTGGAGCACTCTCTTCAAATTTAAAACTAAAATCTGAGATATTTAATTTTTTAACATCTCTTAGAATGCTATCTTTAAAAACACCTATTTTTAAGAAAGTGTTTCCACTATCAATGGTGTAGGTCTGCATCGTCTGAATTATCCGCTTTTTTACTTTTAAGAATATATTCACTAATGAGTTTTAGTTTTTGTTCGTAGAAGTTAGCAATTGGCTTACAAAAATTTGGATACTTTCCAGGTCCCATCTTCAAGAGATCATTAATCACAAGAACTTGCCCATCTGTATTCTTTCCGGCTCCAATTCCAATTGTTGGAATTGAAAGCTCTCTTGTAATAATTGTCGCAATCTCATCAGTGACACATTCAAGAACAATTGAAAAACAACCAGCTTCTTCTAAAAGTTTTGCTTCGGCAAGTAGTCTTGCTTTATCCGAATCATCCTTACCGTGAGTATAGTAACCACCTTGCTCATGAACGCTTTGAGGCGTTAGACCAATATGGCCCATAACAGGAATCCCTGATTGAGTAAGTCTTTTGATGATATCTAATTGGTGAGGGTAGGCACCTTCAAGCTTAAGTGCTTCAGCTTGAGTTTCTTGAAATAACTTTGTGGCATTTTCAAGGGCCTTATCAAAAGTTGTATATGAACCAAAAGGCATATCAACAATAACAAATTTATTTGGAGCACCTCTTCTTACTGCTGCACCAAAAATGGACATTTCTGTTAGGCTAACTTGAACAGTCGTATCATAACCAAGAACAACATTACCAAGGCTGTCGCCCACAAGAATCATATCAAGCTCAGTTTCATTTAACATTTGAGCTGTTTGATAATCGTAACAAGTAAGAACTTGTAGTGACTTTCCTGTTGCAGAAAGTTTTGATTTTCTAATTTTGCGAGTTGTTAGCTTCTTCATTCCCATGAACCAATTTCTTTCCAAAGCTATTATAAACCTTGGTGATTTCTAAGTTATTCCACTCACTTATAACCTGAGAGAGCTGCTTTTGGAAATCAGTATGAAGAATTTCACGGGCAAAAGAGCCATTTTCGATATTTTCATAGATTTTATTGAGCTTGTTCTGATACTCATCATCAAAAATCAGTGACTTGGCCATTTCTCCACCCATAAAGGCATTTGGAGAGATGAGCTTCATAAACTCGGTTGGGCCAAATTTTATCATGGCGTCAGCTATGAGTTTAACCTCATGCCAACATTCGATATAAGCAATCTCTGGAGTGTGACCTTTTGCAATCAGGGTTTCAAATGACAGCCTTGCAGCTTGGGGAATGACTGAGCATAGGATTGATTGCTCAGAAAAGAGATCACAAATAGTTTCTTCTTCGAAGCTTGCGACAATTGGGCCAACACTAATGCCTAAATCTTTTGATAGCTTTAGAAGTTTCTCATCTTCACAATTAACAACAGCAGTTAAGGGCGCATTTGTTTCGTAACCAAAGCGTAGTTCACTTGCAATAGCTTTTGGCGCCAAGAGAAAGTGCCCATGTGAAGGAAGCTTTGATCGTAGGTCTTGGTACATAACACTATAGCCATGACCGTAAACTAATCTTTGCTTAAAATTCGTATCAGAGAATTGAAGAGAAGTTAAGATTTCTTCATGTGTATCATCTGGTGTTAGGATGATGATAAATTCATAATTAGCAATTTTCGAATTATTGATATCAATTGTTGGAAACCCCATCTTATTTGCAAGGGCGATTGAGCTGCTAC includes:
- the panC gene encoding pantoate--beta-alanine ligase, producing the protein MKLIQTRSDLIAAMKEVSHDSLGLVATMGNLHAGHMSLLTNALETCDKVVVTIFVNPKQFGENEDLDSYPRTPEQDLDLIKETAGNRAADILVFLPKDNSEVYPAGFNTTVSVDGITQKLCGQSRPTHFSGVTTVVYQLFTLIKPSQAFFGQKDYQQVCVIRKMAHDLNLELEIKTVPIKREESGLALSSRNGYLTSEEKEFALILPNKLNELENLLARTTWVEAQAQLNEILEETLKDSNWDYLEVLDSTNLEDVESNTKEVVIAGAYFVGSKPTRLIDNRLVEITYA
- the panB gene encoding 3-methyl-2-oxobutanoate hydroxymethyltransferase; translation: MKKLTTRKIRKSKLSATGKSLQVLTCYDYQTAQMLNETELDMILVGDSLGNVVLGYDTTVQVSLTEMSIFGAAVRRGAPNKFVIVDMPFGSYTTFDKALENATKLFQETQAEALKLEGAYPHQLDIIKRLTQSGIPVMGHIGLTPQSVHEQGGYYTHGKDDSDKARLLAEAKLLEEAGCFSIVLECVTDEIATIITRELSIPTIGIGAGKNTDGQVLVINDLLKMGPGKYPNFCKPIANFYEQKLKLISEYILKSKKADNSDDADLHH
- a CDS encoding type III pantothenate kinase; translation: MQTYTIDSGNTFLKIGVFKDSILRDVKKLNISDFSFKFEESAPIIYSNVSKEITDLLPERAENANDLIRDFKTTYDPNKLGIDRKVISHYLQKNFPNEKLLLVDTGSFITFDEIDHGKHLGGPIFLGLANYLKSYPEFSANLPLLSEIDINDMTNTEQAISHAYMAYLEMIISQVKKYNQHRVILTGGDSHKLKDCGEIQSELIHHALFSLL
- the coaBC gene encoding bifunctional phosphopantothenoylcysteine decarboxylase/phosphopantothenate--cysteine ligase CoaBC, coding for MKILVGVCGSVSAYKSIEFVRGLVKKGHEVKVILTSGATKFVHADLYTYLGAAQVYSAQSDFSGSVETKSVLHIELAKWADSLHIYPASANTTANLAMGKADDLLTSIFLAGWDKFQTIIYPAMNTSMWTNPITQENIDLLERLNKQSNIFIYPPASGELACGDVGAGKIPAVEEVLANFDAINPSINESSKRVVITAGATVAPIDPVRFVTNPSSGKTGYEIAKESLRLGYQTTILLGQNSCPEFQFLKSLPGVKIISVRTTDEMYEAVLALENQFDTYISTAAISDLKFKTAEGKLKKEALSSSLEFEKAQDVLAHVVANKLENQIIVGFAAETDLSKEVLESKYNRKPTKLLIGTHVDSGLCKSSRKGFGNNEAYYTILNDGVIAFTGELSKIELAKEIFKRIKA